The Psychrobacter sp. LV10R520-6 genome includes a region encoding these proteins:
- a CDS encoding helix-turn-helix domain-containing protein, with protein MEMTTPSSNQQSNAQGSFGAMLQQARKTKQVSLDDAAGELFILKRHLQALESENFSELPQAAFARGFAINYAKFLDIDPIKIAASFDAAYPNELKIHSVDNIASPLRPMGTLQRDTHNRIRFNPLLIGAVIALIVLAIFLFRMVSNATNDNNQEPTPVAEGLSAAEQAQGAAINTQSSGVGASGSALNLGSSDSMSSTSLEVKLTDTTTVSIMDASGSSLMSGLQTSGNYKLLGNPPFNIQIDNIDNASLLLNQEPVALDQYATDKKASFELTL; from the coding sequence ATGGAAATGACCACCCCATCATCAAACCAACAATCTAACGCTCAGGGATCATTTGGTGCCATGCTGCAGCAAGCCCGCAAAACTAAGCAAGTTAGCTTAGATGACGCGGCAGGTGAGCTGTTCATTTTAAAGCGTCACTTGCAAGCGCTAGAAAGTGAAAACTTCTCTGAGCTACCACAAGCGGCTTTTGCTCGTGGCTTTGCGATTAATTACGCTAAGTTTTTGGATATAGATCCTATAAAAATAGCGGCCAGCTTCGATGCAGCTTATCCAAACGAGCTAAAAATTCACTCAGTAGATAACATCGCTTCACCACTGCGCCCAATGGGTACTTTACAGCGTGATACTCACAATCGCATTCGCTTTAACCCGCTGCTAATTGGGGCGGTGATTGCTCTGATTGTGTTAGCAATATTTTTATTTCGTATGGTGAGTAATGCTACCAACGATAATAACCAAGAGCCTACGCCAGTAGCCGAAGGTTTGTCGGCAGCAGAACAAGCGCAAGGGGCTGCGATTAATACTCAGTCTAGTGGGGTCGGTGCGTCCGGCTCCGCGCTGAATTTAGGTAGTAGTGACAGTATGAGCAGTACCTCTTTAGAGGTTAAGCTTACTGACACTACTACCGTTAGTATCATGGATGCCTCTGGCAGCAGCTTGATGAGTGGTCTGCAAACTTCTGGTAATTATAAGCTACTAGGCAATCCACCCTTTAATATTCAGATTGATAATATTGATAATGCTAGCTTATTGCTTAACCAAGAACCGGTTGCATTGGATCAATATGCGACTGACAAAAAAGCCAGTTTTGAGTTGACGCTTTAA
- the pilW gene encoding type IV pilus biogenesis/stability protein PilW — protein sequence MMTSRYSCQIKSQEHFCLSANEPRITAYNQTGCSKRIVLGSALIALLLAGCQSTQTNDLTGGTRYQTTTQPSSNQSKDKQEIARVRTSLAAQYIRKNELDTAHRQLEKAFAANSRYAPAYDMMGVLLQQEGSRLNLEKADQYFKKAIALDKDFDQVRNNYGVYLSQMKRYSEAAAQFEIAGSALGYEGRIGALENLGRTYLQLNNNPAAAKAFLRALDGNRNSLIAHIELVDLLLEQQRVQQAQRLYDETLVLVQGQGVSPRLLLQGIKLTAAQNNKTTRQQLAQQLLSAYPLSDEAKQLKNWLNNPEASWK from the coding sequence ATGATGACTTCTAGATATTCTTGTCAAATTAAATCTCAAGAACACTTTTGTTTATCGGCGAATGAGCCTAGGATAACCGCTTATAATCAAACAGGGTGCTCAAAGCGGATTGTGCTAGGAAGTGCGCTAATAGCGTTGCTACTAGCGGGGTGCCAAAGTACCCAGACTAACGATTTGACTGGCGGTACGCGCTATCAAACCACAACCCAGCCAAGCAGCAACCAAAGTAAAGACAAACAAGAAATTGCTCGCGTCCGCACGTCACTTGCCGCGCAATATATCCGCAAGAACGAGCTTGACACCGCTCACCGTCAGTTAGAAAAAGCTTTTGCTGCTAATAGCCGTTACGCGCCCGCCTATGATATGATGGGCGTTTTATTGCAGCAAGAAGGCAGCCGTCTGAATCTTGAAAAAGCCGATCAATATTTTAAGAAAGCCATTGCGCTTGATAAAGATTTTGATCAGGTGCGCAATAATTACGGCGTGTACTTATCCCAGATGAAACGCTATTCTGAGGCGGCGGCACAGTTTGAGATTGCAGGGTCAGCACTTGGCTATGAAGGTCGTATTGGCGCCCTTGAAAACTTAGGTCGCACCTATTTGCAGCTTAATAATAATCCTGCAGCAGCCAAAGCATTTTTGCGCGCATTAGATGGCAATCGTAATAGCTTAATTGCCCATATTGAGTTGGTTGACTTGTTACTTGAGCAGCAGCGTGTTCAGCAAGCACAGCGGCTTTATGATGAGACTTTAGTATTGGTGCAAGGTCAAGGGGTTAGCCCACGCTTACTCTTACAAGGCATCAAACTTACTGCCGCCCAAAATAACAAAACGACCCGCCAGCAGTTAGCACAGCAGCTCTTGTCTGCTTATCCGCTGAGCGATGAAGCAAAACAACTTAAGAATTGGCTTAATAATCCAGAGGCATCATGGAAATGA
- a CDS encoding YfgM family protein: MAQTPRSPNADNSMQALKQYGSYILTAILLALAGYFGWTYWQDNHARVDTVAADQYADIQRLNEEVSLAAQNPDLEAEAQTALVESRTQLNKDIDALVSTHGDSVYAWQALMIKARQQVDSDDFAGAGETLKKALAIDLGDEGLNAITRLRYASTLLASGDADAALAEANNDMPSSFEASQQELLGDIYIAKDDKKSAIQAYNNAWELLRKRQETRAVLALKMEGLGIIPDPISEPTSLIRASVAPEQPLVIENTTESAENGVAGNAPSNSSGNIEN, encoded by the coding sequence ATGGCCCAGACACCTCGTTCGCCGAATGCAGATAACTCAATGCAAGCGCTTAAGCAATATGGCAGCTATATTCTCACTGCTATTTTATTGGCGCTAGCTGGCTACTTTGGCTGGACATATTGGCAAGATAACCATGCGCGGGTAGATACGGTCGCTGCTGACCAATATGCAGATATTCAACGGCTCAATGAAGAGGTCAGTCTAGCAGCGCAAAACCCAGATTTAGAAGCAGAGGCGCAGACGGCACTCGTAGAAAGTCGTACGCAGCTCAACAAGGATATCGATGCGCTTGTTAGTACTCATGGTGACTCTGTATACGCATGGCAGGCATTAATGATTAAAGCACGTCAGCAAGTCGATAGTGATGACTTTGCCGGCGCGGGTGAAACCTTAAAAAAAGCGTTGGCGATCGATTTGGGTGACGAGGGTCTAAATGCCATTACGCGCTTGCGTTATGCGTCGACCTTACTGGCATCAGGTGATGCTGATGCTGCATTGGCTGAAGCTAATAACGATATGCCCAGCTCATTTGAAGCCAGTCAGCAAGAATTGCTAGGCGATATCTATATAGCAAAAGACGATAAAAAGTCCGCTATTCAAGCTTATAATAATGCTTGGGAGCTACTGCGAAAACGTCAAGAAACGCGTGCAGTATTAGCGTTGAAAATGGAAGGCCTAGGTATCATCCCTGATCCTATTAGCGAGCCAACCAGCCTTATTCGAGCTTCTGTTGCTCCTGAACAGCCGCTAGTAATTGAGAATACTACAGAGAGTGCTGAAAATGGCGTTGCTGGTAATGCGCCAAGCAATTCTTCAGGTAATATAGAGAACTAA
- the ispG gene encoding flavodoxin-dependent (E)-4-hydroxy-3-methylbut-2-enyl-diphosphate synthase — protein sequence MSTSSPINRRLTKKIYVGDVAIGGDAPISVQSMTNTDTCDIAATVAQIERCVEAGADLMRVSTPTMDTVEALGKIRKLVSVPLIADIHFDHKIALAAAEAGADCLRINPGNIGSDAKVREVVACAKYHNIPIRIGVNAGSLEKDIQRKYTEPTGEAMLESAMRHIDILERLNFDQYKVSVKASNVFLTLDAYRLISAQIDNPLHLGVTEAGVYRTGAVKSAIALGGLLLDGIGDTIRISLAAEPEEEIKIGFDILKSLNIRSNGVNFIACPSCSRQEFDVIRVMTALEARLEDIREPMNLSVIGCKVNGPGEAKVSDIGIVGAAPKSLVYRMGKKSHLIDTDNLVDEIEGMVRAHADELAKSRENEIIRVK from the coding sequence ATGTCAACGTCATCGCCTATTAACCGTCGCCTTACTAAAAAAATATACGTCGGTGATGTCGCGATTGGTGGTGATGCACCGATTAGCGTACAAAGTATGACCAATACTGATACCTGCGATATAGCGGCGACCGTCGCGCAAATCGAGCGCTGCGTCGAGGCGGGTGCTGACTTGATGCGCGTATCGACCCCAACGATGGATACGGTCGAGGCACTTGGTAAAATTCGCAAATTGGTCAGCGTGCCCCTGATAGCAGATATTCATTTCGATCATAAAATTGCGCTTGCCGCTGCTGAGGCCGGTGCTGATTGTTTGCGTATTAACCCGGGTAATATTGGTAGCGATGCCAAAGTGCGCGAAGTGGTCGCCTGCGCTAAATATCATAATATTCCTATCCGTATTGGCGTCAATGCCGGTTCATTAGAAAAAGACATTCAGCGTAAATATACCGAGCCAACTGGTGAGGCCATGCTAGAGTCAGCAATGCGTCATATTGACATTCTTGAGCGCCTAAACTTTGATCAATATAAAGTCTCGGTCAAAGCCAGTAATGTGTTTTTGACCTTAGATGCCTATCGCTTAATATCAGCACAGATTGATAATCCGCTTCATCTGGGTGTGACCGAAGCGGGCGTTTACCGTACAGGTGCGGTTAAGTCTGCCATTGCACTTGGTGGCTTATTACTCGACGGTATTGGCGATACCATACGTATCTCGCTGGCAGCAGAACCGGAAGAAGAGATTAAGATTGGTTTTGATATTCTAAAGTCACTTAATATCCGCTCCAATGGTGTGAATTTTATCGCTTGCCCCAGTTGTTCACGGCAAGAGTTTGACGTAATTAGAGTCATGACGGCTTTAGAGGCTCGCTTAGAAGATATTCGTGAACCAATGAATCTATCGGTGATTGGCTGTAAGGTTAATGGTCCAGGTGAGGCCAAAGTGTCTGACATTGGTATCGTAGGCGCGGCACCCAAATCCTTGGTTTACCGGATGGGCAAAAAAAGCCATTTAATCGATACGGACAATCTGGTCGATGAAATAGAAGGTATGGTACGTGCCCATGCTGATGAGCTAGCAAAATCACGTGAAAACGAAATTATCCGAGTAAAATAG
- the bamB gene encoding outer membrane protein assembly factor BamB: MTRSIRSSKIIKGNTIKATVMHVAVLALMTTAVVGCNRGIKPVVNDPVKLVQIAQPISVLQPVFSVDVGNKKASRKDPLSLQIGYDKTQMVTASRGGDLAGFDKAGQRLWSLNVGGQITGGVALDPLSQTAIVSTRGGKVLAFDSATGAKRWQQQLSGSVLTPALITNNRVILSANNGFLHGLSLQTGQSVWQFATQVPAISVRGAAAPTLLDDKTALLATADGRLHAITTDSGLPQWSRRIGVGTGSSEVERMSDVDGMPIVDSNQLFAISYSGQLIGIDLASRQVMFVNELASLKALAVNNQQVIATSLDGKVVAYDRSNGQTLWESEALAYRDLTNPVMIGNYIAVGDLDGVVHLFNPATGNIVSRVETKGALSNLQVQGSRLMTQSTSGQVAIWQLAR; this comes from the coding sequence ATGACCCGATCTATTCGCTCCAGTAAAATTATAAAAGGCAACACTATTAAAGCGACTGTCATGCATGTGGCAGTATTGGCGTTGATGACTACGGCTGTCGTTGGCTGTAACCGTGGTATCAAGCCGGTTGTGAATGATCCTGTGAAACTGGTACAAATTGCACAGCCTATTAGTGTGCTACAGCCAGTCTTTAGTGTCGATGTTGGCAATAAAAAAGCCAGTAGAAAAGACCCCCTTAGCTTACAGATTGGTTATGACAAAACACAGATGGTAACCGCCTCACGCGGGGGTGATTTAGCAGGCTTTGATAAGGCGGGTCAGCGTTTATGGTCACTTAATGTCGGTGGGCAAATCACTGGCGGCGTCGCGTTAGATCCCCTGAGTCAAACGGCTATCGTTAGTACTCGCGGCGGTAAAGTGCTAGCATTTGATAGTGCTACCGGCGCAAAACGCTGGCAACAGCAGCTATCAGGTTCGGTACTAACGCCAGCGCTGATTACCAATAACCGGGTGATTTTGTCTGCCAATAATGGCTTCTTACATGGTTTGTCTCTGCAAACTGGTCAGTCAGTATGGCAGTTTGCTACTCAAGTACCGGCGATCAGCGTTCGCGGCGCTGCTGCACCAACCTTGTTGGATGATAAAACTGCCTTGCTTGCGACCGCCGATGGACGCTTACATGCCATTACTACCGATAGTGGGTTACCGCAGTGGTCAAGACGCATTGGAGTAGGCACAGGCAGCAGCGAAGTTGAGCGCATGAGTGATGTCGATGGCATGCCTATTGTTGATAGTAATCAGCTGTTTGCCATCAGCTATAGCGGTCAACTGATCGGGATTGACTTAGCATCGCGGCAGGTGATGTTTGTCAATGAACTTGCCAGTCTGAAAGCGCTTGCAGTAAATAACCAGCAAGTGATTGCGACCAGTTTAGACGGCAAAGTCGTTGCCTATGATCGCAGCAATGGTCAAACATTGTGGGAAAGTGAAGCGCTGGCTTATCGCGATCTGACCAATCCAGTCATGATTGGCAATTATATTGCAGTCGGTGATTTGGACGGTGTCGTACATCTATTTAATCCTGCGACCGGTAACATTGTGAGCCGTGTGGAAACCAAAGGGGCGCTTAGTAATTTACAAGTACAAGGTAGCCGTTTGATGACCCAAAGTACGTCAGGGCAAGTGGCTATTTGGCAGCTGGCACGTTAA
- the hisS gene encoding histidine--tRNA ligase: MIKAIKGFNDILPEQAAKWLQLEAILTDVLGRYGFEHIRLPIVEQTDLFTRAIGGATDIVEKEMYSFTDKSEPPTPLALRPEGTAGAVRAVIEHNLLRGDTPKLWYIGPMFRYERPQKGRYRQFHQLGVESFGSALPDADAELIAMTHLMWQALGLKDEMHLQLNSLGEPDERYAYREALVAYLTDKQDQLDDDSKRRLTTNPLRILDSKDASTQAVLADAPKLAEFLGAESVAHFEQVQAYLTALGIDYELNPHLVRGLDYYNKTVFEWVTDKLGSQATVCAGGRYDGLVGEVKSIGARDGAQDKKPVKSEPAVGFAMGLERLLLLIEAVAPLADLSACDVFVVAHPDVYSAGIGYAQNLRYSRPDLRVKMASATSLKAQMKKADKSGATLTVIIAQQELDDNTISIKNMQTGEQKTAAQDWLSSTDNFSCERSSQP, translated from the coding sequence ATGATCAAAGCTATCAAAGGGTTCAACGATATTTTGCCAGAGCAGGCAGCAAAGTGGTTGCAATTAGAAGCGATATTAACCGATGTGCTGGGCAGATATGGTTTTGAGCATATTCGCTTACCGATCGTTGAGCAAACCGATCTATTTACTCGTGCTATTGGTGGCGCTACTGACATTGTCGAAAAAGAGATGTATAGCTTTACCGATAAGTCTGAGCCACCAACGCCATTAGCCTTACGTCCTGAAGGCACGGCGGGGGCGGTACGAGCGGTCATTGAGCATAATTTATTGCGCGGTGACACCCCAAAGCTGTGGTATATCGGTCCTATGTTTCGCTATGAGCGTCCGCAAAAAGGTCGCTATCGTCAGTTTCACCAGCTGGGTGTTGAGAGCTTTGGTAGTGCGCTACCGGATGCTGATGCAGAACTAATCGCTATGACCCATTTAATGTGGCAAGCGCTTGGTCTAAAAGATGAGATGCATCTTCAGCTGAACAGTCTAGGCGAGCCTGATGAGCGTTATGCCTATCGCGAAGCGTTGGTTGCTTATTTGACTGATAAACAAGATCAGTTAGATGATGACAGTAAGCGCCGTTTAACGACCAATCCGCTGCGCATTTTGGATAGTAAAGATGCGAGCACACAAGCTGTACTGGCTGATGCGCCCAAGCTTGCTGAATTTTTGGGTGCGGAGAGTGTGGCGCATTTTGAACAAGTTCAAGCTTATCTGACGGCGCTTGGTATTGATTATGAGCTGAACCCGCATCTGGTACGAGGTCTTGATTACTATAACAAAACCGTCTTTGAGTGGGTCACCGATAAGCTTGGCAGTCAAGCAACGGTCTGTGCTGGCGGTCGCTATGATGGTCTAGTTGGTGAAGTGAAGTCTATAGGTGCGCGTGACGGCGCGCAGGATAAGAAGCCCGTAAAGTCTGAGCCTGCCGTTGGTTTTGCTATGGGCCTTGAGCGGTTATTATTGCTCATTGAAGCTGTGGCGCCACTGGCTGATTTATCAGCTTGTGACGTTTTTGTGGTCGCGCATCCTGATGTTTATAGTGCTGGTATAGGCTATGCACAAAATTTACGCTATAGTCGCCCAGACCTGCGGGTCAAAATGGCGAGTGCCACCAGCCTAAAAGCACAGATGAAAAAAGCGGATAAATCAGGGGCCACGCTGACTGTTATTATTGCGCAGCAAGAGCTTGATGATAATACCATTAGCATTAAAAATATGCAGACTGGTGAGCAAAAAACCGCTGCGCAAGATTGGCTGTCTAGCACAGATAACTTCTCATGTGAGCGCTCTAGCCAGCCATAA
- the ndk gene encoding nucleoside-diphosphate kinase — protein MANERTLSIIKPDAVAGNHIGAIYDRFEQAGLKIVAAKMQQLDDEKAGGFYAEHKERPFYNDLKSFMTSGPVLVSVLEGENAIAKHREIMGATNPKDADKGTIRADFASSIDENAVHGSDSAESAQREISYFFNDDEVCARTR, from the coding sequence ATGGCTAACGAACGTACGCTATCTATCATCAAACCTGACGCTGTCGCTGGCAATCACATCGGCGCTATCTACGACCGTTTTGAACAAGCCGGTCTAAAAATTGTTGCCGCTAAAATGCAACAACTAGATGACGAAAAAGCGGGTGGCTTCTACGCTGAGCATAAAGAACGTCCATTTTATAACGACCTAAAATCTTTTATGACCTCAGGTCCAGTATTGGTCTCAGTACTAGAAGGCGAAAACGCTATCGCTAAGCATCGCGAAATCATGGGCGCTACTAACCCAAAAGACGCTGATAAAGGCACCATCCGTGCTGACTTTGCTAGCAGCATCGATGAAAACGCAGTTCATGGTTCAGATTCAGCCGAATCAGCTCAGCGTGAAATTAGCTACTTCTTCAATGATGATGAAGTTTGTGCTCGTACGCGTTAA
- the rlmN gene encoding 23S rRNA (adenine(2503)-C(2))-methyltransferase RlmN produces the protein MSTTDQTPTQPVQAHTPAKRNNSIKLLDEAHAKTNLLGMTQAQLADYFKSIGEKPFRATQVIKWIYQQGVTDFEQMTNLSKGLRDKLSANACVAPPKVIHRQYSDDGTRKWVFEVTGGSLVETVLIPADDSKINGRKTLCVSSQVGCALDCSFCSTGKQGFERDLSAAEILGQLWVANASYMTDDQDSLDGVDHSLWENNVTNVVMMGMGEPLLNYRPVVSSMELMLSDHAYGLSKRRVTLSTSGVVPKMYQLAQDIDVALAISLHAPNDELRNELVPINKKYPLAELIAAAKNYVHDVNPRHKKHVTIEYVMLDGINDHDKHAHQLVTLLDGLPSKINLIPFNPFPHSGYDKSSNNRLHAFSNILSEAGFVCTIRQTRGDDIDAACGQLVGQVADRTRRSAAWQKSIKDREEA, from the coding sequence ATGTCAACAACTGATCAAACACCCACTCAGCCAGTACAAGCGCATACCCCAGCCAAACGCAACAATAGCATCAAGCTATTGGATGAGGCGCACGCAAAAACCAATCTATTGGGTATGACGCAAGCGCAACTTGCTGATTACTTTAAAAGTATTGGCGAAAAACCGTTTCGTGCTACCCAAGTGATTAAGTGGATTTATCAACAAGGCGTCACTGACTTTGAACAGATGACTAATTTAAGCAAAGGCCTGCGGGATAAACTGTCAGCCAATGCTTGTGTGGCCCCGCCAAAAGTGATTCATCGTCAATATAGTGATGATGGCACGCGTAAATGGGTGTTTGAAGTCACCGGCGGCTCGTTGGTTGAGACGGTTTTAATTCCGGCAGATGACAGCAAAATAAATGGCCGTAAAACCTTATGTGTTTCATCGCAAGTCGGCTGTGCACTGGACTGTAGCTTTTGTAGTACTGGCAAACAGGGCTTTGAGCGCGATTTGAGCGCGGCTGAAATTCTTGGGCAATTATGGGTCGCGAACGCTTCGTATATGACCGATGATCAGGACAGTTTGGATGGCGTTGATCACAGCTTATGGGAAAATAACGTGACCAATGTGGTGATGATGGGTATGGGCGAACCATTATTAAATTATCGTCCGGTAGTCAGCTCGATGGAGCTGATGCTAAGTGACCATGCGTATGGTTTATCCAAGCGCCGCGTAACTTTGTCAACGTCTGGTGTGGTGCCTAAAATGTATCAGCTGGCACAAGATATCGATGTGGCTCTGGCCATATCCTTGCATGCGCCCAATGATGAGCTGCGTAATGAGCTAGTGCCGATTAATAAAAAATATCCTCTAGCAGAATTGATTGCCGCCGCAAAAAACTACGTTCATGATGTCAATCCACGCCATAAAAAGCACGTGACCATTGAATATGTCATGCTCGACGGCATCAATGATCATGATAAACATGCTCATCAGTTGGTAACGCTATTAGACGGTTTACCCAGTAAGATTAACCTCATTCCGTTTAACCCTTTCCCGCATTCGGGGTATGATAAGTCAAGCAATAACCGTCTTCATGCCTTTAGTAATATTCTTAGTGAAGCGGGATTTGTCTGTACCATTCGCCAAACTCGCGGTGATGACATTGATGCTGCCTGCGGTCAATTGGTTGGACAGGTCGCTGACCGTACCAGACGTTCAGCTGCATGGCAAAAAAGTATTAAAGACCGTGAAGAGGCTTAA
- the der gene encoding ribosome biogenesis GTPase Der — MSIKPVVALIGRPNVGKSTLFNQFTKSRQALVADLSGLTRDRQYGDAEYEGKSFIVVDTGGIGEADDGRGYIDDYMSEQSHTAIHEADIIVFVVDARVGLIGADAEIGKFLHTLGKPVYVVANKVDGVHDSAPAEFYALGLGEPYPMAASHGRGVGNLLEVLTADMPEQDNIQEPNGLKLAIIGRPNVGKSTLVNRLLGEDRVVVFDMPGTTRDSIYIPYQRNGKDYVLIDTAGVRRRGKIDEKVEKFSVIKTLQAIDDSNVTIIVIDAQEGIVDQDLHMIGYALDAGRALVVAINKWDGLSSDQKDFIKLEMDRRFNFISYVKVHMISALHGTNVGNLYPSILRAYQSSMFEVSTNRLTQILQDAVTANPPPTVAGRRIKLRYAHIGGHNPPVIVIHGNQTGSLPKSYQRYLENQFREVFKLEGTPLNVVFKLNENPYANKSDTPTKAKAQQLRQRERNRAQKFTTKEKKFTTKDKKPR, encoded by the coding sequence ATGAGTATCAAGCCAGTGGTCGCCTTAATTGGTCGCCCAAATGTCGGTAAATCCACCTTATTTAATCAGTTTACCAAAAGTCGGCAGGCCTTGGTTGCCGATCTATCAGGCCTGACCCGTGATCGTCAATATGGTGACGCTGAATATGAAGGCAAATCATTTATTGTCGTAGATACTGGGGGTATTGGTGAAGCGGACGATGGTAGAGGCTATATTGATGATTATATGTCTGAGCAGTCGCACACTGCGATTCATGAAGCGGATATCATCGTCTTTGTCGTCGATGCTCGTGTGGGCTTGATCGGTGCTGATGCCGAAATTGGTAAGTTCTTGCACACCTTGGGCAAACCGGTATATGTGGTTGCCAATAAGGTTGATGGCGTTCATGATTCTGCACCTGCTGAATTTTATGCATTAGGCTTAGGTGAGCCGTATCCGATGGCAGCCAGTCATGGTCGCGGTGTTGGTAATCTGCTTGAAGTTCTAACTGCTGATATGCCAGAGCAAGATAATATACAAGAGCCAAATGGCCTAAAGCTTGCCATCATTGGCCGTCCAAATGTTGGCAAGTCAACGCTAGTGAACCGCCTGTTAGGTGAAGACCGAGTCGTGGTGTTCGATATGCCAGGTACGACGCGCGACAGTATTTACATTCCTTATCAGCGCAATGGTAAAGACTATGTATTGATTGATACTGCTGGGGTACGTCGCCGTGGCAAAATCGATGAGAAAGTAGAAAAGTTCTCCGTTATCAAGACCTTGCAAGCTATCGATGACTCAAATGTCACCATTATTGTCATTGATGCCCAAGAAGGTATCGTAGATCAAGATTTGCATATGATTGGTTATGCGCTTGATGCTGGTCGCGCCTTAGTGGTCGCGATTAACAAGTGGGATGGTCTAAGTTCTGATCAAAAAGATTTTATTAAGTTAGAAATGGATCGCCGTTTTAACTTTATCTCGTATGTTAAAGTCCATATGATATCTGCATTGCACGGTACGAATGTGGGCAACTTATATCCATCAATCCTACGTGCTTATCAGTCTTCAATGTTTGAAGTATCAACCAACCGTTTGACCCAAATTCTGCAAGATGCGGTTACCGCAAATCCACCACCGACCGTGGCTGGTCGCCGTATCAAGCTGCGTTATGCGCATATTGGCGGTCATAATCCGCCAGTGATTGTTATTCATGGTAACCAAACCGGCTCGCTACCTAAGAGCTATCAGCGCTACCTTGAGAACCAATTCCGTGAGGTCTTTAAGCTAGAAGGCACCCCGCTCAATGTGGTCTTTAAGCTCAACGAAAACCCATACGCTAATAAAAGTGATACCCCAACCAAAGCTAAAGCCCAACAGCTGCGTCAGCGCGAGCGTAATCGGGCACAGAAGTTCACTACTAAAGAGAAAAAGTTTACTACCAAAGATAAGAAGCCTCGTTAA